The uncultured Roseibium sp. genome contains a region encoding:
- a CDS encoding cytochrome c biogenesis protein CcdA, giving the protein MLEHVTILGAFFAGILSFVSPCVLPLVPPYLGFLAGVSMEELTGKADEKSASLKVFTSALAFVAGFSTVFVILGASASFLGQFVTQYIEVLGYIAGVLIIIMGLHFLGVFRIGLLYREARVHVERKPAGLIGAYLIGLAFAFGWTPCVGPILSAILFVAGSEATVGRGAILLSAYALGLGIPFLLAAVFAGPFIHAMSKFRRYMGIVEKVMGGVLVLTGIMFLTGQFSTLSYWLLETFPVFSQIG; this is encoded by the coding sequence ATGCTGGAACACGTTACGATACTGGGCGCATTCTTCGCGGGGATCTTGTCTTTCGTCTCCCCTTGCGTTTTGCCCCTGGTGCCGCCTTATCTCGGGTTTCTGGCCGGAGTCTCCATGGAGGAACTGACCGGAAAGGCCGACGAAAAATCAGCGTCCCTGAAAGTCTTCACGTCCGCCCTGGCATTCGTTGCGGGGTTTTCGACCGTCTTTGTAATCCTCGGCGCCAGCGCCAGTTTCCTCGGCCAGTTCGTTACCCAATATATTGAAGTGCTCGGCTACATAGCCGGGGTCCTGATCATCATTATGGGGCTGCACTTCCTCGGCGTGTTCCGCATCGGGCTTCTATATCGGGAAGCGCGCGTTCATGTGGAACGCAAGCCTGCCGGCCTCATCGGCGCCTATCTGATCGGATTGGCATTTGCCTTCGGTTGGACCCCTTGCGTCGGTCCGATCCTGTCGGCGATCCTGTTTGTGGCAGGCTCCGAAGCTACGGTCGGTAGGGGCGCCATCTTGCTCAGCGCCTATGCGCTCGGTCTCGGCATTCCCTTCCTGCTGGCCGCGGTATTCGCCGGCCCGTTCATCCATGCCATGAGCAAGTTCCGTAGGTATATGGGCATTGTCGAAAAAGTGATGGGCGGCGTTCTCGTCCTGACAGGCATCATGTTCCTGACCGGACAATTCTCGACGTTATCCTACTGGCTTCTCGAAACTTTCCCGGTCTTTTCCCAGATCGGTTGA
- a CDS encoding universal stress protein, with protein sequence MYTSILVPIDLSEESSWRKSLPSAIAMARTFGTDLHVITVVPDFGRSIVGGYFPEGFEAQALQKTSEMLKEFLGQNVPGDITCKGHVAHGVIYEEVNKAADKLGCDLIVLASHRPELKDYLLGPNAARVVRHARQTVMVVRE encoded by the coding sequence ATGTACACATCTATTCTGGTTCCGATTGACCTGAGCGAGGAGAGCTCCTGGCGCAAATCCCTGCCTTCCGCCATCGCCATGGCCCGCACCTTCGGCACGGACCTGCATGTCATCACCGTCGTGCCCGACTTCGGACGGTCCATCGTCGGCGGATATTTTCCAGAAGGCTTCGAAGCCCAGGCGCTTCAGAAGACCTCCGAAATGCTAAAGGAATTCCTGGGGCAGAATGTGCCTGGCGATATCACCTGCAAGGGACATGTCGCGCACGGGGTCATCTACGAAGAGGTCAACAAAGCCGCCGACAAACTCGGTTGCGATCTGATCGTTTTGGCGTCGCACCGGCCGGAACTGAAGGATTATCTTCTGGGGCCGAATGCAGCCCGCGTGGTGCGCCATGCCCGGCAAACGGTGATGGTCGTCCGCGAATAA
- a CDS encoding TRAP transporter permease, with amino-acid sequence MSEQKRQNAEVDVDLMVAEVESGARSAAGFAGKFILGLAFVWSLFQLYIASNIPFILTETFGVNVVFNNQEAREIHLAFALALAMLAYPLFKTSPRSRVPVYDWALAIIGAASCLYLLYFKNDIADRAGLPTTADLVFSTLGMLSLGIAVFRALGLPLVIVASVFVFYVFFGHLSVMPDAIQWKGASFGKAMWHFWMQTEGVFGVALGVSASMIFLFVLFGSLLEKAGAGNYFIKLAFALLGHLRGGPAKAAVVASALSGLYSGSSIANVVTTGTFTIPLMKRTGFKAEKAGAVEVASSTNGQLTPPVMGAAAFLISEFTGVAYPVLIKHALLPALISYIALVYIVHLEALKLGLKGLQKPPATMTLARKLSGVLLGFLLMAVLASAVYYGLGWVKVVFPDMTFATASLLFLLAYLVLLIVAARHPDLEMDDPNAPMDVLPRAWDVAVTGFYYLLPIVILIWCILIERLSPTLSAYWATVAMILIVLTQRPLKTFFRKGGNLAADFSNGWRDFIDGMIAGARNMIAIGVATGAAGVIVGTVSLTGAHQVVGEFVEYLSGGNLMAMLFLVALMSLILGMGLPTTANYIVVSSLMAPVIVSVGAQSGLIVPLVAVHLFVFYFGILADDTPPVGLAAFAAAAISRGDPIKTGIQGFTYDIRTALLPFLFIFNTELLLIDVGPVKAVFIFIVAVIAMMLFAAATQGYFFAKSRIWESVGLLLIAFTLFRPGFWLDYVQPPFDERPGTEIAALAEKEPDGATLRVVLRGPDYKDTDKIDNLTILLPLGDKADGVSRLEKIGVVVNEDNGKALLDEPFPGKWLDLKTNGQFDYYADTPVEVEKVEIEAARISKEIFYIPALLLLGLIVFLQRRRTTVPAF; translated from the coding sequence ATGTCGGAACAAAAAAGGCAAAACGCGGAAGTCGATGTCGACCTGATGGTCGCGGAAGTGGAAAGCGGCGCGCGCTCAGCGGCCGGTTTCGCGGGGAAATTCATTCTCGGGCTGGCATTCGTCTGGTCGTTGTTCCAGCTTTACATCGCGTCCAACATCCCCTTCATTCTGACAGAGACGTTCGGCGTCAACGTGGTCTTCAACAATCAGGAAGCCCGCGAGATCCACCTGGCCTTCGCGCTTGCCCTAGCCATGCTGGCTTATCCTCTGTTCAAGACAAGCCCGCGCAGCCGAGTGCCCGTCTACGACTGGGCCCTGGCAATCATCGGCGCAGCCTCCTGTCTTTATTTGCTCTATTTCAAGAACGACATCGCAGATCGAGCGGGCCTGCCGACGACCGCCGATCTGGTCTTTTCCACACTTGGCATGTTGAGCCTGGGCATTGCGGTCTTCCGTGCCCTTGGCCTGCCGCTGGTCATCGTCGCATCTGTTTTCGTCTTCTACGTCTTTTTCGGGCACCTTTCGGTCATGCCGGATGCGATCCAGTGGAAGGGGGCCTCCTTCGGCAAAGCCATGTGGCATTTCTGGATGCAAACGGAAGGGGTCTTCGGCGTCGCGCTTGGGGTCTCCGCATCCATGATTTTCCTGTTCGTCCTGTTCGGGTCTTTGTTGGAAAAGGCAGGGGCCGGCAACTACTTCATCAAACTTGCCTTTGCCCTTCTCGGGCATTTGCGGGGCGGACCGGCCAAGGCGGCGGTGGTCGCCTCGGCGCTCTCCGGACTTTATTCCGGATCCTCGATCGCCAACGTGGTGACCACCGGGACATTCACCATCCCCTTGATGAAGCGCACCGGCTTCAAAGCGGAAAAGGCCGGCGCCGTCGAGGTGGCTTCCTCGACCAACGGGCAGCTGACGCCTCCGGTCATGGGGGCCGCGGCCTTCCTGATCTCCGAATTCACCGGCGTCGCCTATCCGGTGCTGATCAAGCACGCCCTTCTGCCCGCACTGATTTCCTATATCGCGCTTGTCTATATCGTTCATCTTGAAGCGCTGAAACTCGGCCTGAAGGGGCTGCAGAAACCGCCTGCAACAATGACCCTGGCGCGGAAATTGTCCGGAGTTCTGCTGGGCTTCCTTCTGATGGCCGTGCTTGCCTCCGCGGTTTACTACGGCCTTGGCTGGGTCAAGGTTGTCTTTCCGGACATGACCTTTGCCACGGCATCGCTCCTGTTTCTTCTGGCCTATCTTGTCCTGCTGATCGTTGCCGCTCGGCATCCGGACCTGGAAATGGACGATCCCAATGCACCGATGGACGTGCTGCCCCGGGCCTGGGACGTCGCGGTAACCGGCTTCTACTATCTTCTGCCGATCGTCATTCTGATCTGGTGCATCCTGATCGAACGGCTGTCGCCAACCCTGTCCGCCTATTGGGCGACGGTTGCCATGATCCTCATCGTTCTGACCCAAAGGCCGTTGAAGACGTTTTTTCGCAAGGGTGGCAATCTGGCTGCAGACTTTTCGAATGGGTGGCGTGATTTTATCGATGGCATGATTGCCGGTGCCCGAAACATGATCGCGATCGGGGTCGCCACAGGGGCAGCCGGCGTGATTGTCGGTACCGTCTCGCTCACCGGGGCACACCAGGTCGTCGGCGAGTTCGTCGAATATCTGTCCGGCGGAAACCTGATGGCGATGCTGTTCCTGGTCGCCCTGATGAGCCTCATTCTCGGAATGGGGCTGCCGACAACTGCAAACTATATCGTGGTGTCGTCGCTGATGGCGCCGGTGATTGTGTCGGTCGGAGCCCAGAGTGGACTGATCGTGCCGTTGGTTGCGGTTCACCTTTTCGTCTTCTATTTCGGGATTTTGGCCGACGACACGCCACCGGTCGGCTTGGCCGCCTTTGCCGCCGCCGCCATCTCGAGAGGCGATCCGATCAAGACGGGCATCCAGGGTTTCACCTACGATATCCGGACCGCGCTGCTGCCGTTCCTGTTCATATTCAATACGGAATTGCTGCTGATCGATGTCGGACCGGTCAAGGCCGTGTTTATCTTCATCGTTGCGGTCATAGCGATGATGCTGTTTGCAGCCGCCACACAGGGCTATTTCTTCGCCAAAAGCCGCATTTGGGAATCCGTTGGCCTGCTTCTTATAGCTTTCACGCTGTTCCGGCCCGGGTTCTGGCTCGACTATGTTCAGCCGCCGTTTGATGAGCGTCCGGGTACGGAAATCGCGGCTCTCGCAGAAAAAGAGCCTGACGGTGCAACGCTCAGGGTCGTTCTTCGCGGACCGGATTACAAGGATACGGACAAAATCGATAATCTCACGATCCTTCTGCCCTTGGGGGACAAGGCCGACGGCGTCAGCCGGCTGGAGAAGATCGGGGTGGTGGTGAATGAGGACAACGGCAAGGCGTTGCTGGACGAGCCGTTCCCCGGAAAATGGCTTGACCTGAAGACCAATGGACAATTCGACTATTATGCGGATACGCCGGTCGAGGTTGAAAAAGTCGAGATCGAAGCGGCGCGGATTTCCAAGGAAATCTTCTATATTCCGGCTCTTTTGCTGCTCGGTCTGATCGTCTTCCTGCAAAGGCGCCGGACCACGGTTCCGGCATTCTGA
- a CDS encoding TAXI family TRAP transporter solute-binding subunit produces MKITSLALGLAVFAGSFSAAAAADQKFISIGTGGVTGVYYPTGGAICRLVNKNRKEHGIRCSVESTGGSVYNINTVRAGELEFGVAQSDWQYHAYNGTSKFKEQGPFEKERAVFSVHPEPFTLIVRKDTGIKSFEDLKGKKVNVGNPGSGQRATTEVVMDAFGMTMDDFSLAAELKGSEMAQALCDGKIDAMIYTIGHPAAAITEAATTCDVELVSVAGAPIDKLVADNPYYRKATVPAGMYKGTDHDVTTFGVGATFITSADVPDDVVYTVVKAVFDNFDDFKALHPAFKNLKEEEMIKDGLSAPLHPGAIKYYKERGWM; encoded by the coding sequence ATGAAAATCACGAGCCTTGCGCTTGGCCTGGCGGTATTCGCCGGTAGCTTCAGCGCTGCTGCTGCCGCCGATCAGAAGTTTATTTCGATCGGAACCGGTGGTGTGACCGGCGTTTATTATCCGACCGGTGGCGCGATCTGCCGCCTGGTGAACAAGAATCGCAAGGAACACGGCATTCGGTGCTCGGTCGAATCAACCGGCGGATCTGTCTACAACATCAACACGGTGCGGGCTGGCGAGCTTGAATTCGGCGTCGCCCAATCCGACTGGCAGTATCACGCGTACAACGGTACATCGAAATTCAAGGAACAGGGTCCGTTTGAGAAAGAACGGGCGGTGTTTTCCGTTCATCCGGAACCGTTTACCCTTATCGTCCGCAAGGATACCGGCATCAAGAGCTTCGAAGACCTGAAGGGCAAGAAGGTCAATGTCGGCAACCCCGGCTCCGGCCAGCGTGCGACCACGGAAGTGGTCATGGACGCCTTCGGCATGACGATGGATGACTTCTCTCTTGCCGCTGAGCTGAAAGGCTCCGAAATGGCCCAGGCGCTGTGTGACGGCAAGATTGATGCGATGATTTACACCATCGGTCACCCGGCTGCCGCCATCACCGAGGCAGCGACCACCTGTGACGTGGAACTCGTATCCGTCGCCGGAGCACCAATCGACAAGCTGGTTGCCGATAACCCCTACTACCGTAAGGCCACTGTCCCGGCCGGCATGTACAAGGGAACCGATCATGACGTCACGACCTTCGGCGTCGGCGCAACCTTCATCACCTCTGCGGATGTACCCGATGATGTCGTCTACACGGTTGTCAAGGCCGTCTTCGACAACTTCGACGACTTCAAGGCCCTGCATCCCGCCTTCAAGAACCTGAAGGAAGAGGAAATGATCAAGGACGGTCTGTCCGCTCCGCTCCATCCGGGCGCAATCAAGTACTACAAGGAACGCGGCTGGATGTAA
- a CDS encoding BMP family ABC transporter substrate-binding protein codes for MKILRTTALSLAFGAIGFSQWVGSASAEFAAKGDPKPAVVLFGESNDGGWSQSIDESRKKLEKEMGIRIPQAEKIPESATAIRPATELFIERGANIILGSAFGYSDTFKELAEQYPDIVFINPAGTTNGPNLKSIYGRTYETQYLCGMVAGGLTKSNKIGFVAANPFGLVNWTVNAYLMGARQVNPDAQLSVVFTGAWADPVKERAAAEALVEQGIDVIGQHVDTPTVQVVAGEHNIYGTGHHRDLSEFSEATQCSSVWTWDRFLKPEIERIAAGSFEPAPYGAFLSIKDGLIDIACCGDAVSDDLKAKVMAERDAIIAGKQIFAGPLSDRDGTVRVKEGEVLSDGYLWSMDWFVEGVSGQ; via the coding sequence ATGAAAATACTTCGCACGACTGCTCTCAGTCTGGCTTTCGGTGCAATCGGCTTCAGTCAATGGGTCGGAAGCGCATCCGCCGAATTCGCTGCCAAGGGTGATCCGAAACCCGCAGTCGTCCTCTTTGGAGAGTCCAACGACGGCGGCTGGTCCCAATCAATCGATGAATCCCGGAAGAAGCTCGAAAAGGAAATGGGTATCCGCATTCCGCAGGCCGAGAAGATCCCGGAATCCGCCACAGCGATCCGACCTGCGACAGAATTGTTCATCGAACGTGGTGCCAACATCATTCTCGGTTCTGCCTTTGGCTATTCCGATACCTTCAAGGAACTGGCCGAGCAGTATCCGGATATCGTCTTCATCAATCCGGCCGGGACCACCAACGGGCCCAACCTGAAAAGCATCTACGGACGAACTTACGAGACCCAGTATCTGTGCGGCATGGTTGCCGGCGGACTGACCAAATCCAACAAGATCGGTTTCGTGGCAGCCAACCCGTTCGGCCTCGTCAACTGGACCGTGAACGCCTACCTCATGGGCGCGCGTCAGGTGAACCCGGATGCCCAGCTTTCCGTCGTCTTCACCGGGGCATGGGCCGACCCGGTCAAGGAACGTGCGGCTGCCGAAGCTCTGGTCGAGCAGGGTATCGACGTCATCGGTCAGCACGTCGATACGCCGACTGTTCAGGTGGTCGCCGGCGAACATAATATTTATGGCACCGGCCATCATCGCGACCTGTCGGAGTTCAGTGAGGCGACCCAATGCTCGTCCGTCTGGACCTGGGACCGTTTCCTCAAGCCTGAAATCGAGCGGATTGCAGCAGGTTCCTTTGAACCCGCCCCCTATGGCGCCTTTCTGTCCATCAAGGACGGACTGATCGACATCGCCTGCTGCGGTGATGCGGTCTCCGACGATCTGAAGGCCAAGGTCATGGCCGAACGGGACGCGATCATTGCCGGTAAGCAGATCTTCGCAGGCCCGCTTTCCGACCGTGACGGCACAGTCCGGGTCAAGGAGGGCGAAGTTCTTTCCGACGGCTACCTTTGGAGCATGGACTGGTTCGTCGAGGGAGTGTCCGGTCAGTAA